TCAAGAACGCAACgtattttattttctcttttccAGAGATGCCATACACGGCTCGGTAATAGGGGCGGCGTGGGTTTGATCCCACATAAGCAACCAAATCATCATCAGTTACTTGAAGAGAAAACAAACCTTTTTGAGCCGTCCAATTGGTTGAGGAGACACTAGGTATCAGTTGCTGTCCTGGAAACAGTATTTGCCCCGGCAGCAAACAGTCAGTCGGGTAATCAAAAGATTGCCAAACAACAGAGCCATTGACAGCAAACAACACTAGGTTTCCAGTATCAGTTAAGTTCATACCAACAACAGATTTCCCAGTTGTGTTGGTAGTCCAAACTGTGCTTCCATCCACATCCCCAAGGACCAAATCTCCAGGttttgtaaacttcaattttgtGCCAATAATGCTAACTGGATACTCGCGGTTTGCAGACCAAACGACTTGAGGGCAGAATCCTCCATGGTCATTTATAACACTGTTGTTAGTTTCAACAAAAAAGACTGCAAAGAGGTAAGATGTGCAGGTTCCATTGCAGTAGAAACCACAGGCGAATGACTCTCTATGGAGGATGGGTTGAATCTTTGTGTTACAAAATTCGTAATCAAGCGTATCATTGTGGGTGGTCCATGTGGTGGAAAGATTTGCAGTAGCTGGGTACGGCTGGGCAGTGGTTGGGTACCCATCAAAGAAGAGAAATAAAGCAAAACAATAGCAAATGTTGATCCATGGTGCCATCATCACAAAGATAATATATGATCAGACAACAATTAATTTGTGCAGACTGAAGATAAAGACATCTTCTGTAGGTGAGTCAATATAGTTGACTCGGTTAAGACCAATTAAAATGTTAAGTCTTGAATCTTGGCGGAAAAATTGATATTTAATAGAAGATAAAGCCATGTGCATGTGAAAggcttttttaagttttaacttaaTAGCAGAGAGCATGTGATACACTAGTCATCATCATGTCCTATTACATTTAAAAATCATGAAATAcaaatgtcatatatatatatatataataacaaaatatatatttgtaagtgGTTGGCTGGTGGTCTTTTCCTCGTACATGGTGATAAGGATGGACTGGTGCTGTTAAGAGGTAtcaaagtctataaaactatatttttcCTGCTTTTATCATTAGAGTATCAATGGATCAACAAGGTGACAACAACAGGTGCTATTGCATTGGAGCAAGCAGCATGTTGTGAAATAAAGTTTGTACCAAATGTTGATTTCTATTCTGGACTGATTTATTTTCATCCAATATTTCCTGcgaaaactttcaaattttatttactGATGAGCCACCTTTTTAAAAACATAGCAATGGGAAAAGTTGTCCGTGATCCTGAGGCCCTTAATTAAGGAAGTTATAAAAACCATTAGCACTATATATAAACACAAGACAACTCTACCCATATGACATATATGGGTATGAATTTAGTCTCATTCCTACTCAAACCCATTCAGAACTTTCACAATTAACTTGTGAGTTATGACTGGCTTCATACTCATAGACCCTCatcaaatgataaaaaaaaaactgaaggAAAGATATAAACAATCTACCTTCGGGATATTGGGAGGCTCTGGCTTGACATTTTCTACATTCAATGTGCAGCAACCAATTGTgtcagcttcatcatcatcctGCAAACCATAAGACAATATACCAAATTTTTGAAAGTTTCCATGATCAGGCAAATAGGCATCACATGGCCGGAGGGAATCGAAAGAATGAAAAGTAACTCTTTGTTTATATAATTCAATATAATCGGATGGGGTGGTGGATTCTAATATCATTACCAAAAAACATGCACATTTTTGTTAGAAAATTGGTCGAGTATACGGGTTTTGGCTACTATGGGGGATATTTCAGAAACTTGGGGTGATATCATTTAACGTTTGCAACCAGGTTGGATCAAGTGGCTAGAGCCCGTGCCTCTCGAGACAGAGGCCAAGGGTTAGACACTTTTGATGGTTATCATTCACTGAGTTCAAATTCTACATGTCAGTGTTTATAGAATGAATCAATGAATGCTTTGGCTTATTATATGGGTTTGGCTTTATTTAAATGGAGTGGCTTAGTGCATGGTTACTGGTATACTGGTATGAACACGATTTCAAGCATAACTGGGATGTTGGGCCGATCTTTTGCTACTGGAAGAACCTGGTGCAGCTAAGTTGAGCATCTGAAAATGAACTTTTCCAGGATTTCCAACCCTATAGGAAGTCCATTAAAATGCTCATCTTATACATTACCAGGTGGTTTTTCTGTTTCTGTACAGCTTAAGAAGGTGTTAGGTCAATTGGATCATATTAGTAGGGGCCAAAGGGATTGCTTCTATAAATATGAGCTATAACGGTAGATTGTTATGATCTTTCAATATGTAACTCCGTGTTTGGTTTGGAAACCTATTTTACGGTCTTGGTCATTAGCAGATGTATGAATCTGTATGCTACAAACCCTTCTAAAACTGACAGACAAAAGAGCAGTGGCTCTAGGGCATATTAACGGGTCAAAGGATTCCAAGAAAGACAATGTGTCATACTTCTAAATAAACCTAGGACTCTACAAATACTGTAGGCGCAATTGCCAATTTTCATTTTGACTGAACTTTAGACGCCCTGATCAGATTGACTAACCAGTAAAAAAAGCAGCCTTTTCACAATTCATCACATTAAGCCACAGACCAGAGACCACGCTGACAAGTTAGTGGGTAAATGCTTCCTCTCTACATAGACTGTTAATCTCTCTCAAACAGTATCTATCCAGTTAGCTTAGTTCAACATCAAAAAAAGAAACAGCAGAAATGCAAATAGAGGTTCCTCTAAGAATTTATTTAAacgtaaataaaataaaaataagtaaataaaacaaaacaaaatggaACCTCAAATCTTGATTAGTATTTTCATTATCATTGATTCATTTCTGAAACAATAAATAAGAAATACCAAGTCTAAACAAATTAGCACTCGGTAAGTCGGTATCAATTTAAGAAATACCATCAAACGCAGCAAGCATATCAGAGACATGGCGATGAGAAACTACTGccattaaaaagaaagaaaacagaCAACACTGTTTTGATAACTAGAAACAAACGACTACGCTAAAATTTGGTGCTGAAGTTGCAAAAGTGAGTTCAGAGAAAACAAGCTTGCATTTACAGGCATGGCAGCTAACATGAATCAAATGCAACTTTCTTATACAATTCTAAATGTTCATTTTTAGCCATTAAGGTTGAAGACCCACTTATGACATAAGATGGGCTAAAATGCAAGTAGTGAACTCCTTTGTGAAGGAGATTCAAAGGAGCACATTATATTAATCAATACAATTACATTTCCAATTACTAACCAAAAGATATGTGCATAAATTTGACTTTATAAGATTTCAAAGTAGGATAGCTACAAAGTTAAGACATCATATAGATGTTATACTCTTATTCATGCTAGATATATTAATTGGACATAAGATATCCATAAGTACTTAAAGTAAAATTACTTCAGATTAACGTGTGCcattcagaaaaaaaaaatccccaaCAGAACATCAAAGTCAAATAGCTAGGTCATCAAGAAAGAGCATAAAATACACTAACTTGTTCCAAAGTACTCACTTTTTTGAGGCCTGCAATTAAGCTTACAGGAACCCAACCATGTTCATCCATGTTTTTCGGCAAGAACATGACTTTAACTAAAGTTTCATTGCTACAAAGACATAAATAGAAGTGCTAGCTGTTAAATCTTCCAAAATGCCACAAAATATTATCCTACCAAAAGTATAACTTGGAAACATATTTTGCAATAAGCTATAAAACTGAAATAGTAATCTATCTGGCTCAATATATTAGCAAGCAACATGAGATTAATTCCATGCAACATGAACGACAGAACAGCTAGAGGCATAGCTCTGAGAGACTCAGATGGAGGTCGTGGATTATAAGAAGTGAAACTTATACTGTATCATTTATCATGTTTAATACGATATTTAATATCAGAATTACTTGAAGTACTGATCAAAATCTCACAATTACATTGCACTCATGTTTGCATAGCAATTAGCTAAAATCTTATATCACACAATACAAAGTCAAACAATAtgctattatatataaaacgaATTCATTTATACCGATATATATAGAAATGTTAATACCAACTATACCTAAGGATTCATCTAGCTTTGAGGTAATGCATAAAATCAAGTGCTAATTAACCCTACAGGGTACCCCATGTTTACATTGCATGCTACACCAAATTTTTGCCCACTTTTTATGTTAATGGATCCTGACTTGAGGTCATGGTTGACCAAAAACAAGGAACCATTGCAAAAAAGAGGACAAAAGAAGTAACAGATACAACACAAACATAGCTTGCATACTTTGAGATATTAGACACCAGAAATTCAATAATAAGTAAACAAATGACGTTAATTCTGTCTATTTGTGGCTATATTACCCTTGCGGTTTTCATCTGCTTGAAGCCTAAGCTCATGGCATTTCCGGGCAGTCTCTCTCAAATCAGAATTGATTTTCTCTATCTTCTCATGTATCTCTTTAGGCAGTTGCACTTCCAGGTAATCAAAAAAGTCCCCTAACGTCATTTTCTCCAAATCTACCCACCGACTCTCATCAGGCCCACTGTCATTCACCATACCCTCACTGCCATCTTGACTATATTCCAGCTCTTCCGCCAATTCTTTTCCCTTATCCATATCAGCTATTTCTGATGGACTTTTTACCAGACTTCCATCAACCACCGCTTCCTTTTCCTTATCCACATCAGCTATTTCTGATGGACTTTTTACCAAACTTCCATCAACCACCGCTCCGTTTCCTTCACAATCTTCCTGCCTAAGCACCAATTTGTCCGCCAAGTCATCTTGAACACATTCGTTGTTGGTATCCAACTTTTCCACCAAAAGATCTTGAACACATTCGTTAATGGTATCCAATTTCTCCACCAAAAGATCTTGAACAGATTCGTTGTTTACATCTAGATTCTCCACAAAACTAAGATTTTCAACCTTCTCCAACAAATCAGCTTTACCTTTATCAAAATCACCCTCATTTCCTTCACCCACTTGAACATATTCTTTAGCATTGTTTTCTTCCAAAGGCTCCACCTTCATCATCTTTCTTGGTCTCCCTCTCCCTCTCCCTGTTCTTTTAACTTCTACCGAAACTCCATTTTCACCTAGCTTACCTCCATCTAAAGCAGAATCCTCAACAACTTTCACAGGCAATTTCTTCCTCCCTCCTCTTGTCTTCTTTGATTCTGTCAATACATAAACATCTTCACCCATTTCTCTCACATCTACATTCACATTCTCTCCCTTTTTCGAACTCCTTAGCACCCTCTTAGTACTCAAACTTTCCACCTGAATCTTTACATCCACACCTCTCTTACCTCTAGCACGTAAATCTCGCTTTTGTACATCCTGTTCCACCACCGCTTTCTCACTCTCCACCTCCACACCTCTCTTACCCCTACCACGCAAATCGGACTTCTGTAGATCCTCCTCCACCGCCGCTTTCTCTCTCTCAACATCCACACCTTTCTTTCCTCTACCACGCAAATCTCGCTTTTGAACAACCTCAACCGCATTTGCTTTCTCATCTACCGCCGCCTCGACTTTCTTACCTCTACCACGCAAATTCCGCTTCTGCGCCACTTCCTCCACCGCTTTCCCCTGGCCAAACCCTAACTCACTCTCAACAACAGCAACACCTTTACCATTCCGTCTATCGGACGGACCTACAACCTCAATCTCAGTTCCAATCTTAACAATCATAGAAGTTAACTCGCCTATCTTAACACAATCGCCATCACTAAGGCTAGACGAAACATACGGCTTAAGATCTAATCCATTCAATAAAGTACCATTTGATGAATCGAGATCAATTAAAGTCCATTTTTGTAACTGTTTATCAAATTGAATGCATATATGTTTAGACGAAATACCTGCATCTTTGATTGCGATCGTATTGCCGCGAGCTACTCGCCCAATTTTGATAACTGAAGTTGGATCGTATTCTAGGGTTTCTCCTTCTCGAGGTCCTTTTTCGATTATAATCTTTAATTTTGATGACATTTCTTCCGTCTGTATTTgctgtatctatatctacatctgTTCTTTGTGCGTGTTAGAGTTATGctgaatatgtgtgtgtgagagagagagagcgaTAGGACGGAATGGGGGGGAGTTTTGAAGTTTGAAATGGAAATTTGGATTTCTTTTTCGGTGCTTCTTATGTTAGGATCGGTTTTTTCCTCTGTTGGACCGGTCTAcccatattttaaaaaatcgaTATCAAATCCCCGAGTAGATCCGAAATGAAAAATACAATCCTCAACCCAAATACAAaagtatactatatatattataatgtaaTTTTAAAAACCAAGCATGATCAATGGCAATAATAATGATTGTTTTTCGTATACCAAGGAACATTAATACAATGATAGTATTCCTtagtatttttttgtttttctcattCCTTAGTTGAACCAGGTATACTCTTAGTGACTGTTTATAAAGATTaagtaacattttttttcagtCAGTAAATGCCACTTATCTTTTAGTGATATGTTgattgaaataaaattaaaaccaaaatttttttctctcttttgtCATAACCCTATGTAAGTGTTTTTGcatctttttcttattattgattttttctGATCTCTGAACCCCGTTATCATAGTAGGTTGGtgaaaattattactttatataatacatattgTTTGCTGATTTAGATGATGATCAAGAAGAGTGGTAAGAGGAGATGGGAGGTGaactttaatgaaatttttagaGATAATTTGTCGGAGGAAAAATAGATGAAGAATGGACTATCGGTTTCTTTTATGTAATTTCCAACAATAccctttcttttttaatttagattaattgtCTCTAGTGTCGTATTTTATACTCATTTCCCACAATGAATTTAGTCGCTTTCGTATAGTTTTTGAGTCGTTTtagtatacatttggtgcgtttatggtatttgttagtgtttcaggttactAACAGGTACTTGAGCGTTATTATGGAAAAAACGACATTTCTGATGTTTATAGAAGATGACTCGGTTAAATAAAGTTTACAAGACACAATACGGAGAGACGAGGCTAAAAGGTGCGACACATGATATGgaataataaatacaaatgcAAGTGGGTGTGTCGTATGTCGTGTGAGTTCAGCCGAGAAAGACAAGAAATAAAGAAGCAAAATGGGCAGCCCACTTGTGGCTTTTGGTCCGTTTGAGTAGCAGCcgaaatgaagaaaaagaataaatcaaGTGGCTATTGGGCCTGGTGGTTCGAGCAGcccaggaaaaaaaaaaagaaaaaagagaccACAACCTCTTTTGTTTGGTGAACTCAGCTACAGCAGAAACAACATCAACAacttagtttatatattttgcaAGTAGCTCAATATTAAATATACTAGGTTACAATTAATTAGAGGTCGAATTGGAAGGAGCCGCTTAATAATCATCTCGTGGGGTTCTGGAATTTGTTGAATTGAGCAGCCGCATTATTAACTCCACACCTGCATCATCCGTTCGATTCTCTTAACTCTTTTATTATTAGTTGCTTATTAAGAATATATTATTAGACAATcattattatggattttatttatataatgattattagttttatatatctTGTCATAAGTAGTTAAATTCTTTATCATCCGTCTTGATGGAGTGATACAATATGTTGGATTGCacaattttataattcaaagttgatttcaattaacgttgtgtcgtaatcttgatgatttaattccttattaattattattttgatatttgtggcatatgtgttcttcgttagtggtactagttgaatacaTGTGttattttctattaattgtttgtttataaacagttatcactagttcatgatatgatagtgaatgtcatttaataaaaggagttaTTTTGTCAACATGTTGaataacggttggtggtaccacgttatattcacataggtacaattgttaatttgatagtcaaacaaactagttggttagggaaattgttttaagcattggtggtaccgccttttacaaaggaactgattaattaggtgatttaaataattttacgAACGTTGGTGctaccagtttgtgtctttgttttgtcacgattatctttatcaacttaaATTGAATTGGAACTTCATTTATGTGCAATCCGATATGTTGTTGAGTGAGATCAAGACAGATgacttttaaatctcttttgTCATAAAGTCAAAATTCTCtttcttgcgattaatcctacgggattactaactttttctactaacttttgcaaTGTGGCAACTCGGCCATAAAAACCCCTTTTTAATCTGAATTGCTTTATTTTTACAATTGCTTGATAAGTCCTTGTgatcgacctcggatttaccggtttactatactacatacgaacgggttcactgcccgcaagtgtgttgtagtcagttttctagtagttcgtgttttataaattttatcacTCGATTtagcacatcaagtttttggcgccgctacCGGGGACTTAAGTTTAAGTAGTTGTTTGATTTAGTGGTTCAATTCTttcttgcattcatttgtgaggaagttaattgttttattagatagattttatttttgtttttaatttatttctttgtGTCCCAGGTGCGGTTAATGTTTTGTCTTGTGGTGATTGTGAAGGTTCttagtagttgatgaacacaagagcttCTGGAAAACCTTTGGTTAGTCCTCAGTCTAATCCAGGAAGAGCCAGACGTCGCTTATTGTCACTCAGCAACACGGAGACCTCTACATCTAACAGGATAGATCTAGAAACTGCAGAGCAAGTCCAAGAGGACATtgatttggatcaacattatTCGAAGAAAGATTCACCGACAGGGATCCATTTCAACACTAATTTCTTAGAATCGGGTGGTGTTTTCAAGTCAGGTGGTAGT
The sequence above is drawn from the Erigeron canadensis isolate Cc75 chromosome 4, C_canadensis_v1, whole genome shotgun sequence genome and encodes:
- the LOC122594963 gene encoding FHA domain-containing protein At4g14490-like, which translates into the protein MSSKLKIIIEKGPREGETLEYDPTSVIKIGRVARGNTIAIKDAGISSKHICIQFDKQLQKWTLIDLDSSNGTLLNGLDLKPYVSSSLSDGDCVKIGELTSMIVKIGTEIEVVGPSDRRNGKGVAVVESELGFGQGKAVEEVAQKRNLRGRGKKVEAAVDEKANAVEVVQKRDLRGRGKKGVDVEREKAAVEEDLQKSDLRGRGKRGVEVESEKAVVEQDVQKRDLRARGKRGVDVKIQVESLSTKRVLRSSKKGENVNVDVREMGEDVYVLTESKKTRGGRKKLPVKVVEDSALDGGKLGENGVSVEVKRTGRGRGRPRKMMKVEPLEENNAKEYVQVGEGNEGDFDKGKADLLEKVENLSFVENLDVNNESVQDLLVEKLDTINECVQDLLVEKLDTNNECVQDDLADKLVLRQEDCEGNGAVVDGSLVKSPSEIADVDKEKEAVVDGSLVKSPSEIADMDKGKELAEELEYSQDGSEGMVNDSGPDESRWVDLEKMTLGDFFDYLEVQLPKEIHEKIEKINSDLRETARKCHELRLQADENRKG